A DNA window from Capnocytophaga sp. ARDL2 contains the following coding sequences:
- a CDS encoding ATP-binding protein — protein MEKLIEKFYRKIASVETSFVRNKMHEINWKARLIGIKGQRGVGKTTFLLQYIKLYFSENLKNVLYVSLDDLWFTENKLVDLADTFVKHGGKILFLDEVHKYPLWSQSIKNLYDDYPELKIVFTGSSMLEILNSRADLSRRAIVYQLDGLSFREYIHYVSGVKLETYSLQEIIENHISISSEIVQKIKPLEYFQEYLKYGYYPYFKEDPSLFLIRLQEVINFILEIEIPQLKEVSIHFLPKIKQLLFAISESAPFMPNISKLSERIGVSRETLLNYIQYLNDAQLINILYKDTKGITRLQKPDKIFMQNTNLSYSFGNVEKGSLRETFFVNQIRNTHQISYSDIGDFKVNNTWIFEIGGKNKTKRQIKEVQQSFIVADDIEFGIGNKIPLWLFGCMY, from the coding sequence ATGGAGAAATTGATTGAAAAATTTTATCGAAAAATAGCATCTGTTGAGACATCTTTTGTTAGAAATAAGATGCACGAAATCAATTGGAAAGCAAGATTGATTGGCATCAAAGGGCAAAGAGGAGTAGGAAAAACCACATTTCTTTTGCAGTATATTAAACTTTATTTTTCTGAAAATCTGAAAAATGTTTTGTATGTAAGTTTAGATGATTTGTGGTTTACGGAAAATAAATTGGTAGATTTGGCGGATACTTTTGTAAAACACGGAGGGAAAATTCTGTTTTTAGACGAAGTTCATAAATATCCTCTGTGGTCTCAAAGTATTAAAAATCTGTATGATGATTATCCAGAATTAAAAATTGTTTTTACAGGATCTTCGATGCTTGAAATTCTAAATTCTCGTGCGGATTTAAGCCGTAGGGCAATTGTTTATCAGTTAGATGGATTGTCATTCAGGGAGTATATTCATTATGTTTCGGGGGTAAAATTAGAGACATATTCTTTACAGGAGATTATTGAAAATCATATATCTATATCTAGTGAGATTGTTCAGAAGATAAAACCTCTTGAATATTTTCAAGAATATTTGAAATATGGTTATTACCCTTATTTTAAGGAAGACCCTTCTTTGTTTTTGATTCGATTACAAGAGGTTATCAATTTTATTTTGGAAATAGAAATTCCTCAACTCAAAGAAGTGTCTATTCATTTTTTACCGAAAATCAAACAGTTATTGTTTGCCATTTCTGAGTCGGCACCTTTTATGCCAAACATAAGTAAATTGAGTGAGAGGATAGGTGTATCGAGAGAGACTTTGCTAAATTATATCCAGTATCTTAATGATGCACAGTTGATTAATATATTATACAAAGATACCAAAGGGATTACCCGTTTGCAAAAACCAGATAAGATTTTTATGCAAAACACCAATTTGTCTTACAGCTTTGGAAATGTGGAAAAGGGAAGTCTTCGAGAAACTTTTTTCGTCAATCAAATTCGCAATACGCATCAGATTTCCTACTCTGATATAGGTGATTTTAAGGTAAATAATACTTGGATTTTTGAGATTGGAGGAAAAAACAAAACGAAAAGGCAAATTAAAGAGGTACAACAATCATTTATTGTAGCCGATGATATTGAATTTGGAATTGGTAATAAAATACCACTTTGGTTGTTTGGTTGTATGTATTAG
- a CDS encoding sugar transferase, which produces MYKTFIKPLLDFILALIGFLLLSPVFIIVTIGLFFANQGKPFFFQLRPGKDGKIFKIIKFKTMNDKKDEHGNLLPDAARLTKIGSLVRKTSLDEIPQLLNVIKGDMSLIGPRPLLPQYLELYNDFQRRRHQVKPGITGWAQINGRNAISWDKKFEYDVWYVDHISFGLDLKILFLTIKKVFVREGISQDGQATTEEFKGNK; this is translated from the coding sequence ATGTATAAAACTTTCATAAAACCCTTATTGGATTTCATTTTGGCATTAATAGGATTTTTACTATTGAGCCCTGTGTTTATTATAGTGACTATAGGTTTGTTTTTTGCCAATCAGGGTAAGCCATTTTTTTTTCAGCTTCGCCCAGGAAAAGATGGGAAAATTTTTAAAATCATCAAGTTCAAAACTATGAACGACAAAAAAGATGAACACGGGAACTTGCTTCCCGATGCAGCTCGATTGACAAAAATTGGTAGCTTGGTAAGAAAGACGTCTTTAGATGAAATTCCACAATTGTTGAATGTTATCAAAGGAGATATGAGTTTGATAGGACCTCGACCGCTATTGCCTCAATACTTGGAACTTTACAACGATTTTCAACGCCGAAGACACCAAGTGAAACCAGGCATCACGGGGTGGGCTCAAATAAATGGACGCAATGCCATTTCTTGGGATAAAAAATTTGAATATGATGTTTGGTATGTAGATCATATCAGTTTTGGATTAGACTTGAAAATATTATTTTTAACAATAAAAAAAGTGTTTGTTCGCGAAGGAATTTCGCAAGATGGACAAGCAACAACCGAAGAATTTAAAGGGAATAAATAA
- a CDS encoding acetyltransferase: MLLFGASGHAKVIIDILQKSGGKIDKILDDNPKYSNIFGISVEKNSNHVVFDQEAIISIGNNEIRKKIVEKYHFKYIKAIHPSAVISPHSKLGEGTVVMANAVLNPDVQIGKHCIINTGAIVEHDCKIEDFVHISPNAALAGNVQVGEGTHIGIGASVIQGVKIGKWVTIGAGAVVIRDVPDYATVVGNPAKVIKVKNNAHAL, encoded by the coding sequence ATGTTGTTATTTGGAGCAAGTGGACATGCAAAGGTAATTATTGATATTTTACAAAAATCAGGGGGTAAGATTGATAAAATTCTTGACGATAATCCGAAATATAGTAATATTTTCGGAATTTCTGTAGAAAAAAATTCCAATCATGTTGTCTTCGATCAAGAAGCTATTATTTCTATTGGGAATAATGAGATTCGTAAAAAGATAGTAGAAAAGTATCATTTCAAATACATTAAAGCCATTCATCCTTCGGCTGTAATTTCTCCTCATTCTAAATTAGGGGAAGGTACGGTGGTGATGGCAAATGCTGTATTGAATCCCGATGTGCAAATAGGTAAACATTGCATCATAAATACCGGAGCCATTGTGGAACATGACTGCAAGATAGAAGATTTTGTACATATATCTCCTAATGCCGCTCTTGCAGGGAATGTGCAGGTAGGAGAGGGAACACATATTGGAATTGGGGCAAGTGTGATACAAGGAGTGAAAATAGGAAAATGGGTAACCATAGGTGCAGGTGCTGTGGTGATTAGAGATGTTCCTGATTATGCTACAGTGGTAGGAAACCCTGCCAAGGTGATAAAGGTAAAAAACAATGCTCATGCACTATAA
- a CDS encoding DegT/DnrJ/EryC1/StrS family aminotransferase gives MNTKIWLSSPHMGGNELKYVHEAFDENWVAPLGPNVNNFELDLEKFIGENTKIVALSAGTAALHLALIILGVKAGDEVICQSMTFSASANPIAYQAATPIFIDSEPNTWNMCPVALEEAIKDRIAKGKKPKAIIVVHLYGMPAKMDEILTIAQKYQIPVVEDAAEALGSSYKGQKCGSFGEMSILSFNGNKIITTSGGGALVCKTQEQKDQAVFLSTQARDNAPHYQHSQIGYNYRMSNISAGIGRGQMEVLEERIAQRRANHAFYKELFKDMEGVTLFTEPSEDFYSNHWLSAIVIDEDKAGFHREDLRLKFLEENIESRPLWKPMHLQPVFANAPYYGGNVAETLFNNGLCLPSGSNLTEEDRERIAKVVKKW, from the coding sequence ATGAACACAAAAATATGGCTTTCCTCTCCGCATATGGGAGGTAATGAACTCAAATACGTACACGAGGCTTTTGATGAAAATTGGGTAGCACCTCTAGGGCCGAATGTCAATAATTTTGAGCTAGATTTAGAGAAATTTATTGGAGAAAATACTAAGATTGTTGCTCTCTCGGCAGGTACGGCTGCTTTGCATTTGGCATTGATTATTCTTGGAGTAAAGGCAGGAGATGAGGTGATTTGCCAAAGTATGACTTTCTCGGCGTCGGCAAATCCTATTGCATATCAAGCGGCAACACCTATATTCATCGATAGCGAACCCAACACTTGGAATATGTGTCCAGTAGCATTAGAGGAAGCCATTAAAGACCGTATTGCTAAAGGGAAAAAGCCCAAAGCCATCATCGTGGTACATCTCTATGGAATGCCTGCGAAAATGGACGAAATTTTGACCATTGCCCAAAAATACCAAATCCCTGTGGTGGAAGACGCTGCCGAAGCCTTGGGAAGTAGTTATAAAGGACAAAAATGCGGTTCGTTTGGCGAAATGTCTATTTTGAGTTTCAACGGAAACAAAATCATTACCACTTCGGGCGGAGGAGCATTGGTCTGCAAAACGCAAGAACAAAAAGACCAAGCTGTATTTCTTTCTACACAAGCCAGAGACAATGCACCTCATTATCAGCACTCTCAAATTGGGTACAACTACCGAATGAGCAATATTTCGGCAGGAATCGGTCGTGGACAAATGGAAGTGTTAGAAGAGCGAATTGCCCAACGAAGAGCCAATCACGCCTTTTACAAAGAACTTTTTAAAGATATGGAAGGCGTTACGCTTTTCACCGAACCAAGCGAAGATTTTTATTCCAACCATTGGCTTTCGGCGATTGTCATTGATGAAGACAAAGCAGGGTTCCATCGTGAAGACTTGCGTTTGAAGTTTTTAGAGGAAAATATCGAGTCGCGTCCGTTATGGAAGCCGATGCACTTACAGCCCGTATTTGCCAACGCTCCTTATTATGGAGGAAATGTTGCCGAAACGCTTTTCAACAACGGACTTTGTTTGCCATCAGGAAGCAATTTGACCGAGGAGGATAGGGAGAGAATAGCAAAAGTGGTAAAAAAATGGTAA
- the rpsF gene encoding 30S ribosomal protein S6, translating to MNHYETVFILNPVLSETQVKETVAKFEEFLASKGAQFVSKEDWGLKKLAYEIQKKKSGFYHLFEYKVEGSAIKDLETEFRRDERVMRYLTVTLDKHAIAWAERRREKLKTKKA from the coding sequence ATGAATCATTATGAAACTGTTTTCATTTTGAATCCCGTTTTATCTGAAACTCAGGTAAAGGAAACAGTAGCAAAATTCGAAGAATTTCTTGCTTCTAAAGGGGCTCAATTTGTATCGAAAGAGGATTGGGGCTTGAAAAAATTGGCTTACGAAATCCAAAAGAAAAAAAGTGGTTTTTATCACTTGTTTGAGTACAAAGTAGAAGGTTCTGCAATCAAAGACCTTGAAACTGAATTCCGCAGAGACGAAAGAGTAATGCGTTATTTAACAGTTACTTTGGATAAACATGCTATCGCATGGGCTGAGAGAAGAAGAGAGAAATTAAAAACTAAAAAAGCGTAA
- the rpsR gene encoding 30S ribosomal protein S18 yields the protein MSNIEQSAKGRKDGDIRYLTPLNIETNKIKKYCRFKKSGIKYIDYKDADFLLKFVNEQGKILPRRLTGTSLKFQRKVSVAVKRARHLALMPYVADLLK from the coding sequence ATGTCAAACATTGAGCAATCTGCAAAAGGAAGAAAAGACGGAGATATTAGATATTTAACGCCTTTGAACATTGAAACAAATAAAATTAAAAAATATTGTCGTTTCAAAAAATCAGGAATCAAATACATCGATTATAAAGATGCTGATTTCTTGTTGAAATTCGTAAATGAGCAAGGTAAAATTTTACCTCGTCGTTTGACAGGAACTTCTTTGAAATTCCAAAGAAAAGTGTCTGTAGCTGTAAAAAGAGCTCGTCACTTAGCATTGATGCCGTATGTGGCTGATTTGTTGAAATAA
- the rplI gene encoding 50S ribosomal protein L9 translates to MEIILKQDVQNLGFKDDVVKVKPGYGRNYLIPQGFAILATPSAKKVLAENLRQRAHKEAKIIADAKALAETLKAIELKLVVKAGGERLFGSVTNADIAAALEAKGQNIDRKFITSGTIKRTGKYTASVRLHREVIVELDYEVVAEQQ, encoded by the coding sequence ATGGAAATTATCTTAAAACAAGATGTTCAAAACTTAGGGTTCAAAGACGATGTAGTAAAAGTAAAACCAGGATATGGTCGTAACTATTTGATCCCTCAAGGATTTGCTATTTTAGCAACTCCATCTGCAAAAAAAGTATTGGCTGAAAACTTGAGACAAAGAGCTCACAAAGAAGCAAAAATTATCGCTGACGCTAAAGCACTTGCTGAAACTTTGAAAGCTATCGAATTGAAATTGGTAGTAAAAGCAGGAGGAGAAAGATTGTTTGGTTCTGTAACAAACGCAGACATCGCAGCAGCTTTGGAAGCTAAAGGTCAAAACATCGACAGAAAATTCATCACTTCTGGTACAATCAAAAGAACTGGTAAATATACAGCTTCTGTGCGTTTGCACCGCGAAGTAATCGTTGAATTGGATTACGAAGTAGTAGCTGAACAACAATAA
- the mnmA gene encoding tRNA 2-thiouridine(34) synthase MnmA, translating to MRKKVVVGLSGGVDSSVAAQLLLDQGYEVIGLFMKNWHDDSVTISDQCPWLEDSNDALLVAEKLGIPFQTVDLSEQYKERIVDYMFNEYENGRTPNPDVLCNREIKFDVFLKIAIELGADFVATGHYCRKSEEIIDGKTVYKLLAGKDDNKDQSYFLCQLSQEQLSKALFPIGEYQKSEVREIAAKHELITATKKDSQGLCFIGKVRLPEFLQQQLKPKKGVIYEIDTNHEIYQSEEKQFNTIEEQLYHEAKSFSYTPEMGNAVGEHNGAHYFTIGQRKGLNVGGKKEPLFIIDTDITTNSIYTGQGKDHPGLFRKTLFVKEHEIHWIREDLRLQNGESVERMVRIRYRQPLQKAKLYKVENGLYVQFDQPQSAITEGQFVAWYENDELIGSGVISKI from the coding sequence ATGAGAAAAAAAGTAGTAGTCGGACTTTCTGGTGGTGTAGATTCGAGTGTAGCTGCTCAGTTGTTACTCGATCAAGGATACGAGGTCATAGGACTGTTTATGAAAAATTGGCACGACGATTCGGTAACAATTTCCGACCAATGTCCTTGGCTGGAAGATAGTAATGATGCCTTGTTGGTTGCCGAAAAATTGGGTATTCCTTTTCAAACTGTAGATTTGAGCGAACAATACAAAGAGCGTATCGTGGATTATATGTTCAACGAATACGAAAATGGTCGTACTCCAAATCCAGATGTATTGTGCAATAGGGAAATAAAATTTGATGTGTTTTTAAAAATCGCAATAGAACTCGGAGCTGATTTCGTAGCAACGGGGCATTATTGCAGAAAATCAGAAGAAATCATCGATGGAAAAACCGTTTATAAATTATTGGCTGGAAAAGATGACAACAAAGATCAATCGTATTTTCTTTGTCAATTGTCTCAAGAGCAATTGTCAAAAGCTTTGTTTCCAATAGGGGAATATCAAAAAAGTGAAGTTAGAGAAATTGCTGCCAAACACGAATTGATTACTGCTACCAAAAAAGATTCTCAAGGTTTGTGTTTTATTGGAAAAGTTCGCCTACCCGAATTTTTACAACAGCAATTAAAACCTAAAAAAGGAGTGATTTACGAAATTGATACAAACCATGAAATCTATCAATCCGAAGAAAAACAGTTTAATACGATAGAAGAGCAATTGTATCACGAAGCAAAATCTTTTTCATATACTCCAGAAATGGGAAATGCAGTTGGCGAACACAATGGTGCACATTATTTTACCATTGGTCAAAGAAAAGGATTGAATGTGGGAGGAAAAAAAGAACCATTGTTTATCATTGATACCGATATTACAACCAATAGTATTTATACCGGACAAGGGAAAGACCACCCAGGATTGTTTAGAAAAACTTTATTTGTAAAAGAACATGAAATACATTGGATTCGTGAAGATTTGCGATTGCAAAACGGAGAATCTGTAGAAAGAATGGTAAGAATTCGTTACAGACAACCTTTGCAAAAAGCGAAATTGTACAAAGTAGAAAACGGATTGTATGTTCAGTTTGATCAACCACAATCAGCCATTACCGAAGGTCAATTTGTTGCATGGTATGAAAACGATGAATTGATTGGTTCGGGAGTTATTTCAAAAATATAA
- a CDS encoding adenylyltransferase/cytidyltransferase family protein: MEKNLDKNTRVGITFSAFDLLHAGHIKMLEEAKRQCDYLICGLQTDPTLDRPEKNKPAQTVVERYIQLKGCKFVDEVVPYATEQDLEDILRAFKIDVRILGEEYKEKDFTGRQYCEEKGIELYFNKREHRFSSSGLRKIVSDKERLKGI, encoded by the coding sequence ATGGAAAAAAATTTAGACAAAAATACAAGAGTAGGAATTACATTCAGTGCATTTGATTTATTACATGCAGGGCATATCAAAATGTTGGAAGAAGCCAAAAGACAATGTGATTATTTGATTTGTGGTTTGCAAACCGACCCAACATTAGACAGACCGGAAAAAAATAAACCCGCTCAAACTGTGGTTGAAAGATACATACAATTGAAAGGATGTAAGTTTGTAGATGAAGTCGTTCCTTATGCAACCGAGCAAGATTTAGAAGATATTTTGAGAGCATTCAAAATCGATGTTCGCATATTGGGTGAAGAATACAAAGAAAAAGATTTCACAGGTCGCCAATATTGCGAAGAAAAAGGTATTGAATTGTATTTCAACAAAAGAGAACACCGTTTCTCAAGTTCTGGTTTAAGAAAAATTGTTTCTGACAAAGAACGATTGAAAGGGATTTGA
- a CDS encoding NAD(P)H-dependent flavin oxidoreductase — translation MNKITQLFNIKYPIIQGGMVWHSGYKLAAAVSNSGGLGLIGAGSMYPDVLRNHIQKCKKVTDKPFGVNVPLLYPNVEEIMQIIVEEGVKIVFTSAGNPKTWTQWLKEKGITVVHVVSSSKFALKAQEAGVDAVVAEGFEAGGHNGREETTTLTLLPIVKKQLSIPLIAAGGIATGKGVHAAMVLGADGVQMGTRFAMTVESSAHQSFKDYCVQAQEGSTFLTLKELAPVRLLTNDFYYQVQEAYKNGATIEELKELLGKGRAKKGMLEGDLVEGELEIGQIVALIDKIQTVNDVFNEILEEFNQSIQKEFVF, via the coding sequence ATGAACAAAATCACTCAACTTTTCAATATAAAATACCCCATCATTCAAGGGGGAATGGTTTGGCATAGTGGATATAAATTGGCTGCAGCGGTAAGCAACTCAGGTGGTTTGGGATTGATTGGTGCAGGGTCGATGTATCCAGATGTGCTGAGAAACCACATTCAAAAATGTAAAAAAGTCACCGATAAACCTTTTGGTGTCAATGTACCTTTGTTGTATCCCAATGTAGAAGAAATCATGCAAATCATTGTGGAAGAAGGTGTGAAAATTGTTTTTACTTCAGCTGGAAATCCTAAGACATGGACGCAATGGCTAAAGGAAAAAGGAATTACTGTGGTGCATGTGGTAAGTTCGTCTAAATTTGCCTTGAAAGCTCAAGAGGCTGGTGTAGATGCTGTGGTCGCCGAAGGTTTTGAAGCGGGCGGACACAACGGTCGTGAGGAGACAACTACCTTAACCTTACTTCCTATTGTTAAAAAGCAATTGTCCATTCCCTTGATTGCCGCTGGTGGTATTGCTACAGGAAAAGGTGTACATGCGGCAATGGTTTTAGGTGCCGACGGTGTACAAATGGGAACTCGATTTGCTATGACCGTAGAAAGTTCTGCTCATCAATCATTTAAAGATTATTGTGTACAAGCTCAAGAAGGTTCCACTTTTCTTACTTTGAAAGAATTGGCTCCTGTGCGATTACTGACGAATGATTTTTATTACCAAGTACAAGAAGCCTACAAAAACGGAGCTACTATAGAAGAGTTGAAAGAATTATTAGGTAAAGGAAGAGCCAAAAAAGGAATGCTCGAGGGTGATTTGGTTGAAGGAGAATTGGAAATTGGTCAAATTGTGGCGTTAATTGATAAAATTCAAACGGTAAATGATGTTTTTAATGAAATTTTAGAGGAATTTAACCAATCGATTCAAAAAGAATTTGTTTTTTAA
- a CDS encoding porin has protein sequence MKKSLILASLLLAVGKATAQEKENYKIANLPYYSYKKGLGVTSPDSLYQVNIRFRMKKRLEANFDDDKAIEYKGNIRDIRLRFDGYAIDPRFLYSLQLSFTPEEIGKLDNKDVLNIIRDAVVFYQATNKLSIGFGQTKLPGNRQKINSSGALNLTDRSINSAMFNIDRDFGFQAVYSNQKENDFGYDIKMAISTGHGRNSTQKRTGLAYTGRLELYPLGKFKKNGVFFEGDLVREQTPKLYLGATYHHNQNAGKSQGQIGTALFEGRDLNSVLIDALLKYKGWAGSLSYMSRTTDNPLTFNPKYTVGSNLQELNFVRVGHGYDAQLSYNFPSNLEIIGRYSFNNPHKDIEKYLPQQEQITFGVTKYLWEHLFKIQLEVSKNNFKYFDGRKDDNWYARFQIEFGI, from the coding sequence ATGAAAAAATCATTAATTCTTGCAAGTTTGCTTTTAGCAGTAGGAAAAGCAACTGCACAAGAAAAAGAAAATTACAAAATTGCCAATTTACCTTATTACAGTTACAAAAAAGGCTTGGGAGTTACTTCTCCCGACAGTTTGTATCAAGTAAATATTCGCTTTAGAATGAAAAAGCGTTTAGAAGCAAATTTTGACGATGACAAAGCTATAGAATACAAGGGAAATATACGTGATATACGCTTACGATTTGACGGTTATGCAATCGATCCTCGATTTTTATATTCCCTACAATTGTCTTTTACACCAGAAGAAATTGGAAAATTGGATAATAAAGACGTATTGAATATCATCCGTGATGCGGTCGTTTTTTATCAAGCTACAAATAAATTGAGTATCGGTTTTGGTCAGACCAAATTACCAGGTAACCGTCAGAAAATTAATTCATCAGGTGCATTGAATTTAACCGATAGGAGTATCAACAGTGCTATGTTCAACATAGATCGTGACTTTGGTTTTCAGGCAGTGTATAGCAATCAAAAAGAAAATGATTTTGGATACGATATAAAAATGGCAATTTCTACTGGACACGGAAGAAATAGTACCCAAAAAAGAACAGGATTGGCGTATACGGGGCGATTGGAATTGTATCCTTTGGGAAAATTCAAAAAAAACGGAGTGTTTTTCGAAGGAGATTTGGTACGAGAACAAACGCCAAAATTATATTTGGGTGCCACCTATCACCACAACCAAAATGCTGGAAAATCTCAAGGTCAAATAGGAACTGCATTGTTTGAAGGTAGAGATTTGAACTCGGTATTGATAGATGCTTTACTAAAATATAAAGGTTGGGCGGGATCGCTTTCATACATGAGTAGAACTACTGACAACCCATTGACTTTCAATCCAAAATATACGGTAGGAAGTAATTTACAAGAACTGAATTTTGTACGCGTGGGGCATGGATACGACGCTCAGTTGAGTTATAACTTTCCTTCAAATTTGGAAATCATTGGTCGATATTCCTTCAACAATCCTCATAAGGATATTGAGAAATATTTACCACAACAAGAACAAATCACCTTTGGTGTGACAAAATATCTATGGGAACATTTGTTCAAAATACAATTGGAAGTAAGCAAAAATAATTTTAAATATTTCGACGGACGAAAAGATGATAATTGGTATGCAAGATTTCAGATAGAATTTGGGATATAA
- the prmA gene encoding 50S ribosomal protein L11 methyltransferase, producing MESKYVCYEFTVSPLEIGSEILIAELGLLPFESFEETENGVNAYIQEAEIYENMLDEVYILTNPEFEISYHSYAIEQINWNEEWEKNFDPIDVDGQCFVRAPFHESKDVPFEIVIEPKMSFGTGHHETTYLMMKHLLEMDFLEKSVLDMGCGTAILAILASMKGAKTVDAIDIDNWCYLNSIENAQRNGCTNIEVFEGDASLLVNVSKYDVIIANINRNILLNDMEAYSKSLKNGGTILFSGFYVEDIPFIREAAEAQNLQFVSQLEKNNWVALKFVKN from the coding sequence ATGGAGTCGAAATATGTGTGTTATGAGTTTACAGTTTCTCCATTAGAAATTGGAAGTGAAATACTTATAGCAGAATTAGGGCTTTTGCCTTTTGAAAGTTTTGAAGAAACAGAAAATGGTGTAAATGCTTATATTCAAGAAGCTGAAATCTATGAAAATATGCTCGATGAAGTCTATATTTTGACTAATCCTGAGTTTGAAATTTCGTATCATTCGTATGCCATTGAACAGATAAACTGGAACGAAGAATGGGAAAAAAATTTCGACCCAATAGATGTAGACGGACAGTGCTTTGTGAGAGCTCCCTTTCACGAAAGTAAAGATGTACCATTTGAAATTGTTATCGAACCCAAAATGAGTTTTGGAACAGGACATCACGAAACCACCTATTTGATGATGAAACACCTTTTAGAAATGGATTTTTTAGAAAAATCGGTGTTGGATATGGGTTGTGGAACGGCGATTTTGGCAATTTTAGCCTCTATGAAAGGAGCAAAAACAGTAGATGCGATTGATATAGACAATTGGTGTTACCTCAATTCGATTGAAAATGCACAGCGAAATGGTTGCACAAATATCGAAGTTTTTGAAGGCGATGCAAGTTTATTAGTCAATGTATCTAAATACGATGTAATCATTGCTAATATCAACAGAAATATCTTGTTGAACGATATGGAGGCGTATTCAAAATCTTTGAAAAATGGCGGAACTATTTTGTTCAGCGGATTTTATGTAGAAGATATACCTTTTATTCGAGAAGCAGCCGAAGCCCAAAATTTACAATTTGTATCACAATTGGAAAAAAACAATTGGGTAGCGTTGAAGTTTGTGAAGAATTAA
- a CDS encoding ATP-dependent Clp protease adaptor ClpS yields MSKEQLLEEILTEEVVAKNHELILYNDDFNTFDYVIETLVRVCKHDELQAEQCAFIVHYNGKCTVKTGAYEKLIPMCVALQNAGLSAEIE; encoded by the coding sequence ATGAGCAAAGAACAATTATTAGAAGAAATATTAACTGAAGAAGTAGTTGCTAAAAATCACGAGTTGATTTTATACAACGACGATTTCAATACTTTTGACTATGTGATTGAAACATTGGTACGCGTATGCAAACACGACGAATTACAAGCAGAGCAATGTGCGTTTATCGTACATTACAATGGTAAATGCACTGTAAAAACAGGAGCCTATGAAAAGCTAATTCCGATGTGTGTAGCTTTGCAAAACGCAGGATTGAGTGCAGAGATAGAGTAA
- a CDS encoding EamA family transporter, protein MKPYKYQIIAFLAFFIWGFFSLALKPIAHESSFDILFFRILISAGIITAIAATVKKDTIKKSVQQYKLLPKEDKRKALNINLLGGGILGVNWFLYIFVINQINVQTASYAYLICPIITSFLSFFILKERMDKVQWLAISMCLFAIGLYYIAAPGDLFWAVIVALTYSFYLISQKKNTYFDKFSTLVFQLFVVLTLAIPYYLVKGFSFPTDALFYLCVFIVATLFTIIPLYMNLYALQGANASTIGIMLYINPVIAFSLSIFYFGETINYLQIVAYLIILCSIVIFNHKILFSKKMKTIRA, encoded by the coding sequence ATGAAACCATACAAATATCAGATTATTGCTTTTTTAGCCTTTTTTATCTGGGGATTTTTTAGTTTGGCATTAAAGCCCATTGCCCACGAATCGTCGTTTGATATACTATTTTTCAGAATATTGATTTCGGCAGGAATCATCACTGCAATTGCGGCAACTGTCAAAAAAGATACGATAAAAAAATCGGTTCAGCAGTACAAACTTTTGCCTAAAGAAGATAAGCGAAAAGCTTTGAATATAAATTTATTAGGTGGAGGGATATTGGGTGTGAATTGGTTTTTGTACATTTTTGTAATCAATCAAATCAATGTGCAAACCGCCTCGTATGCCTATTTGATTTGTCCGATTATCACTTCTTTTTTATCCTTTTTCATCTTGAAAGAACGAATGGATAAAGTGCAGTGGTTGGCAATAAGTATGTGTTTGTTTGCCATAGGATTGTATTATATAGCCGCACCTGGTGATTTGTTTTGGGCGGTAATTGTGGCATTGACCTATTCTTTTTATCTAATTTCTCAAAAGAAAAACACCTATTTTGACAAATTTTCGACATTGGTTTTCCAACTATTCGTCGTTTTGACATTAGCAATACCGTATTATTTGGTAAAAGGATTTTCGTTTCCAACCGATGCGTTGTTTTACCTTTGCGTATTTATTGTAGCTACATTATTTACAATTATACCGTTGTACATGAATTTGTACGCCTTACAAGGAGCTAACGCATCAACAATAGGTATTATGTTGTATATTAATCCGGTAATAGCCTTTTCTTTGTCGATTTTTTATTTTGGAGAAACCATCAATTATTTGCAAATAGTCGCCTATTTGATTATTTTATGTTCAATAGTGATATTCAACCATAAAATTTTGTTTTCTAAGAAAATGAAAACCATACGAGCATAA